CAAAAGCTGAAACAGGTCCATGTCCCCATCGGCCATTTCAATGCCTTCATCCACCTCGGCCCCAAAGCGGAATGTTAGAAATTCCTGCCGCACCGCATCGACGCTTTGCTTCGAATGCTCCATCTGAAACAGCGCCTGCACCGCATAGAGCCGCGCGGCGGAGCGCATTTTACGTTTCTTGTTGCCGGACAGCTCGGTCATGCCGTGGGGTCGCCTTTGGTTTCTCCTGCCAACCGGTATTTTTCGCTGGCAGGTTTGAAGCCCACACCTTTGCGCGCAGCGCCCCACTTGCGTTCCAGTGCGATGAGATGCAGCGCCGCCGCGGCCGCGCCTGCGCCTTTGTTCATCCGGGCCGGATCGGCACGTTCCACAGCCTGATCGCGGTTTTCCACGGTCAGGATGCCATTGCCAACACACAGCCCCTGCAAACCGAGCAATGTGATCCCCCGGCTGCTGTCATTGCACACGGTCTCATAGTGCGTCGTGGCGCCCCGGATCACACAGCCGAGAGCGACATATCCGTCATAGTTGCTCATCCGCTCGGCCATGCCGATGGCGGTTGGCACTTCCAAGGCACCGGGCACCTCAATCAGATCATGCGCCCCGCCCGATGCCTCTATTTCCGACACAGCGCCCGCAATCAGCATATCTGCGATGTCGCGATAAAACGGCGCCACCACGATCAGAAGTTTCACAGGCTTGTCAAAGGTGGCGCGGGGCAGAGTGTATTCTTTTTCAGCCATGACCTTATCCTTCACTCAAGGCGCGGGTGCCAACAATAGTAATTCCATAAGCATCAAGGCCCAGATAGCGGGTTTGCGGGCTGTCGGTCACGAGGATCAGATCCTGCACGCCCATAGTCGACATAATCTGCGCGCCAAGCC
This DNA window, taken from Roseovarius sp. S88, encodes the following:
- a CDS encoding 6,7-dimethyl-8-ribityllumazine synthase, with amino-acid sequence MAEKEYTLPRATFDKPVKLLIVVAPFYRDIADMLIAGAVSEIEASGGAHDLIEVPGALEVPTAIGMAERMSNYDGYVALGCVIRGATTHYETVCNDSSRGITLLGLQGLCVGNGILTVENRDQAVERADPARMNKGAGAAAAALHLIALERKWGAARKGVGFKPASEKYRLAGETKGDPTA